Within the Pseudobythopirellula maris genome, the region GCTCGCCAAAGGCGGGCATCTCGGCGCCGAGGTACTCGGCCCAGTGGGCGGGCTCCCACAGCTCCAGGCAGACCCCGGCTCCCACGACCATCACCGTGCCCCCCGGCTCGACGCCGAGGAACTCGCGGAACCCGTCGGGGATCACCAGCCGGCCGCGGTCGCCGAGCTGCACTTCGCGGTAGCGGGTCGAGAGCAAGCGGCCGAAACGCTGCACGTCGGCCATGCGTGTGTCGAGTTTGCCGGCCGAGAGCTTGGCGCTCACCAGTCCGACTCCCTGGTCGATCTTTCTCTGCCAGGCGGAGCGCTCCCACAGGCTCACACAGCCGGGCCGCTCCTTGGCGAGCAGGCACTCGCTCGCGGCGCCGGCGATCTTCAGCCCCCCGGTCGTCGCCCCCGGCGCCCCACCGGGTGAGCCAACTCCTGTCAGCTGCGTCACCAACTCCACCGGCAGCGTGAGCCGGTAGCGCTCGTCGAGACGGCGCGAGAGTTCGGTGGTGAGCAAGGCGTCGCTCAATAGCTGGCGGGAAATTCATTACCGTGTGATACTCGCCCAATCCCTTGAACTAGTGGCACTGATTCGTGGGTTTCATGCCCACTGACTTATTTCAGTGCGTGATCGTAAGGGAGATCAACCTATTTGCAACCTTGGAGCGGGAAAACCGCATCATTTTTTGCTCGGTCACCGACCCCTCTTGGGGGTAATCGAGCGTGCGAATCTTTGCTGCGTTGCTAAGAAACGCGAAGAACGACAACGCTTGCATCGCTGCGCAATTCGACCTCGCCCGCTAGCGGGCCGTCGGTAAGTCGCAACCGCACGTCCCCCGCAGATGCCGCTTCGAGCCACGCGACTTGTCCTGCGGCGACGCGCGTCACCACGCCCCGTCCCCCGCCTATTGGCCCCTCGTAATCGAGGTAGTGAGCGCGGTGGTCCGTCAGCGGCGTGGCCTGGACCATGCCTGCTTCAGCCAAGCCACTGGCGAGTGGCGACCGATCGGGCGCGGCGTTCGATAGCCGCTCACGCCAAGTCGGCGGCAAGGCCAGCAGCGACCACGCCGCCAACCGACGCTCGACGTCCGACATGCC harbors:
- a CDS encoding division/cell wall cluster transcriptional repressor MraZ, which produces MLTTELSRRLDERYRLTLPVELVTQLTGVGSPGGAPGATTGGLKIAGAASECLLAKERPGCVSLWERSAWQRKIDQGVGLVSAKLSAGKLDTRMADVQRFGRLLSTRYREVQLGDRGRLVIPDGFREFLGVEPGGTVMVVGAGVCLELWEPAHWAEYLGAEMPAFGELFDELAG